Proteins encoded in a region of the Syngnathus typhle isolate RoL2023-S1 ecotype Sweden linkage group LG20, RoL_Styp_1.0, whole genome shotgun sequence genome:
- the prcc gene encoding proline-rich protein PRCC produces MSLVAYGSSDDSDSEGTSSKPGSGGLFSLMPAPQNLSAVDRTSSNDPQQGKTSLLSGLPKPKKRTEPVRISIPQIEKHDSDSDDDEPIKKKLQPQGAGLSSLLPQPKNLTVKVTDRPLIPHTLTKRSDPRGVSPSTPAPGLLGPSASPSAIKAAAKSAARQLARQIVVADEHEDDISPQNYFSFGESPERPPPAVIPSYEPEPVVAAVEPLPVSLPDPLPPPPPGDELGQSDAPLDFGGGHEGAATWGGQYPQYQPPMAGPESYPEGYDSNKAYYQEPSPGLPEDEEPGNSAMFDDEAFMRLQGKRNRGKEEVKFLEIKGDDQLSGHQQWLTKSMSEEKQTHGSFSKKRGGMPTGQQRRKHQITYLIHQAKERELELKNTWAENRMTRRQTQAKYGF; encoded by the exons ATGTCTTTAGTCGCCTATGGCAGCAGTGATGACAGCGATAGTGAAGGAACGTCGAGCAAACCAGGCTCAGGGGGACTCTTCTCCCTCATGCCAGCCCCCCAAAATCTTTCTGCGGTGGACAGGACGTCGAGTAACGACCCCCAGCAAGGCAAAACGAGTTTGTTGTCAGGTTTGCCCAAGCCCAAGAAGCGGACAGAACCTGTGAGGATTTCCATACCGCAAATCGAGAAGCACGAC TCAGACTCAGATGATGACGAACCAATAAAGAAGAAACTCCAGCCCCAG GGTGCAGGTCTGTCTTCTCTCCTGCCACAACCCAAAAACCTGACTGTGAAGGTGACCGACAGACCTTTAATTCCCCACACGCTCACCAAGCGCTCGGACCCTCGCGGTGTCAGTCCAAGCACTCCCGCGCCGGGCCTACTGGGCCCCAGCGCGTCACCCTCCGCCATCAAAGCGGCAGCCAAGTCGGCGGCGCGGCAGCTGGCCAGACAGATCGTTGTCGCGGACGAGCACGAAGACGACATCTCTCCACAGAATTACTTCTCGTTTGGTGAGAGCCCAGAGCGGCCGCCTCCGGCTGTCATTCCGAGTTACGAACCCGAGCCCGTCGTCGCCGCGGTGGAGCCGCTCCCAGTGTCTCTTCCCGAcccccttcctcctccaccGCCCGGTGACGAGCTGGGTCAGTCGGACGCCCCTCTCGACTTTGGCGGAGGCCACGAGGGAGCCGCAACGTGGGGAGGCCAGTATCCTCAGTATCAGCCGCCCATGGCGGGACCGGAGTCTTACCCTGAG GGATACGACAGCAACAAAGCATACTACCAAGAGCCAAGCCCCGGTTTGCCCGAAGACGAAGAACCTGGCAATTCGGCCATGTTTGATGACGAAGCG TTCATGCGGCTTCAGGGCAAAAGGAATCGGGGCAAAGAGGAAGTGAAGTTCCTGGAAATAAAGGGTGACGACCAGCTGAGTGGTCACCAGCAGTGGCTCACCAAAAGCATGTCGGAGGAGAAGCAGACCCACGGGTCCTTCAGCAAG AAAAGGGGAGGCATGCCCACGGGACAACAGAGGCGCAAGCACCAGATTACATATCTAATCCACCAG GCCAAGGAACGTGAGCTGGAGCTGAAGAACACCTGGGCGGAAAACAGGATGACACGCCGGCAGACGCAGGCCAAATACGGCTTCTGA
- the LOC133144139 gene encoding transmembrane protein 272-like, with translation MMDRMPHADVQISSIVVVNIMWWMVMLAGIGLGATHLNHCPVQSRIPIYLVVLGSSSLLALSVTYCRYIWESGLMSTITSIGVALLHLFTFCWFVAGSTWVYGAYPASFTPGEARYCHKSTYNFAFIITTLVWASATLSLCCCACFVSMTCCKTVTARHRLTPTRTTSYGTTHLLDEDDATGGV, from the exons atgatggATCGCATGCCTCACGCTGACGTTCAGATTTCATCCATCg TGGTGGTCAACATCATGTGGTGGATGGTGATGCTCGCTGGCATCGGTTTGG GCGCCACTCATCTGAACCATTGCCCGGTGCAGTCCAGAATCCCCATCTACCTGGTGGTTCTGGGCTCGTCCAGCCTGCTGGCTTTATCTGTGACTTACTGCCGCTACATCTGGGAGAGCGGCCTGATGAGCACGATCACTTCCATCGGCGTGGCTCTGTTACACCTCTTCACCTTCTGCTGGTTTGTCGCAG GGTCAACTTGGGTCTACGGCGCGTACCCGGCCAGCTTCACGCCCGGAGAAGCTCGCTACTGCCATAAGAGCACCTACAACTTTGCTTTCATCATCACCACGCTGGTGTGGGCCAGCGCCACGCTGTCGCTGTGCTGCTGTGCTTGCTTCGTGTCGATGACCTGCTGCAAGACAGTCACGGCCCGACACCGGTTGACGCCCACCCGCACCACATCGTACGGAACGACTCATCTGCTCGACGAAGACGACGCAACAGGTGGTGTCTGA